Within the Mucilaginibacter sp. CSA2-8R genome, the region ATTAAAGGCGGTGGTACGGTGGCTGCCATCATTACCTGTTTACTGCTCATGTGGGCACAAAGCGCCCATTCGTTTGAGCAAGTGTGGATATTACCGTTGGCCACACTACTAATTACACTGATTGGCATTTATACCGGTAATAAGGTAGAAGTTGATTGGGGGAAAGACAGTTCGCGCGTGGTGATTGATGAGGTAGCTGGCCAGATGGTTGCTTTGCTGTTTATACCATTAACCAACCTGAACTTGCTGATCGGACTTATCCTGTTTCGCTTTTTTGATATAGTGAAACCATTAGGCATCCGCAAAATGGAAGAATTACCGGCGGGTACAGGTGTGATGATGGATGATGTGCTGGCAGGCGTTTATGCGAACATTGTTTTGCAGATTATACTGTTTGGCCTCCGGCACTTTGCTTAAGTAGTATATCAAAGCAGAAAGCTAAAAACACTATCTGCTTTGATAGTTTAATGACTACTTCACCTCTAAATTCATGCTTGATGCCATGGACTCTACCGTGGCTAAATGCTGGCGTAATTTAGGCAATGTTTTGGTTGCAAAAGCTTTCACATCAGCATCTTTAGCATTGGTGGAGGCATGCTCAAACAAAGCAATGGTTTTTTTATGGTCGGCTACCATCATGGTTACATAATTTTTATCAAACTCGGTACCTGTAGTGTTTGCCAGTAAAGGGCTGGCCGGCATAGCAGGCGCAGCAGTAGAATATCCTTTTGATAAAGCTATCTTTTTAAGCTGGGCATTAGCCAAGGTGTGATCGGTTACCATTTTAGCACCGTAAGCCTTAACGCTGGCACTCTTGCCCTTTTTTAAAGCCAGCTGTCCGGCTTTTACTTCCATCATGCCGCCCATAGCAGCATTTTTAACAAAATTTGTAGTTACCGTATCGGTAGTTTGTGCCAATGCTGCCTGACTAAAAAAGCCACCAACCATTAGCATCAATAAATACTTTTTCATAGTGTATGTGATTATATATTATCATTTACAACATTAGCCAGCAACCACAAGTTTTAACTAAAACAAAAAAAGCAACCTATTACGGGTTGCTTTCTGCTTTTATTAAACTAATAAGTTATTCTAATTAAATTTTAATAAAAAAGTCTTCGTCTTTTTTACGCACTTTAGTCATTTTACTATAAGGATCGTCTGCCGCACGGTAACCGATAGTTACAATCACTGATGAAGTTAATCCTTTTTCTTTCAGGCCTAAGATTTCGTCAAATTTAGCAGCATTAAAACCTTCCATCGGGCAGGTATCAATACTTAATTCAGAGGCTGCACCAATCAATACACCTAAAGCTAAATAAGCTTGTTTATGCGACCAATTCAATCTTTGCTCATCCGACTGACGACTGATGGCACCTAATATTGTTTTTTCAAAATCGGCTACTTTTTCACGGTCAACATGGCGTTCAGCAGCTACTTCATCCATATAACGCTTTACGTAATCTTCGTCAATTTTAGTTTCGGCAGCAAACACAATTACCTGCGATGCATCAGTTAACTGCGACTGGCCGTAAGCAGCTTCTTTTAAGCGTTCGCGTACTGCCGTATCCTCTACTACAACAAGCTCATAGTGCTGCAGCCCATAAGATGACGGTGCCAACTTTACAGTTTGTAATAAATTATCTAAAGTAGCGGCATCAATTTTTTTAGAACTATCAAACTTTTTGGTAGCATAGCGCCATGCTAATGATTGTTGTAGCGACATGGTATTTGGCTTTTGTTTTTATTTTTTGTGTTTAAACACCTAAATATATAATTAGTTTGCTTTTACAAACTACGGGAGTAAACCCTGTTGTTTCAGTTCTTTACGCCGCTGTTTTTCTAAACGCTTTTGTTCTTTACGGGCCTCTTTGTCCCGCTTCTTGATGGCATCTAATGAGTCGGCAATAGCTTCTTTCCTACGGTCTACACTGTCTTTTTTACCAAATATCCGCGAGAACAAGCCTGGTTTCTTATCCTGTTCCGGCTCGACAGGATTAGCATTAACGCCTCCTTGTTCAGTGGCACCGGGTAAAACAATACCATCTTCCGGCATATCATCCGGATCCTGGCGCATCAAACTATCAGCCACAGCAGTATCAATAGGTGCAATTTTTTGGCGGAGCGCTTCTTTCAAGCGTACACTATAAAAGCCGTAAGCGCTGCTATCAGGTTGTGTCCAGCCACGCTTAGCCATCAGGTTACCAATAAGCCTGAAATAACCATGCAAACGGTACCGCAAACTACCGTCGGGTTCAAAGGCATATAGTCCGGCTTTGGGGTTGGGCACAATGCTGGCCAAATAAATGCTCTCGCCTAAAGTAAGGTCTGCTGGTGCCTTGCCGAAATAATATCTCGACGCCTCACCAATTCCGTAAATATTACGCCCCCACTCAATAATATTAAAGTACACTTCGAGCATCCGGTCCTTAGTCATGAGATTTCCGTTCTCAATCAGCCAAACAATTAATATTTCTTCCACCTTACGGGTCAGGGTTTTTTGGCGGCTCAAAAATGCATTTTTGATTAGCTGCATTGATATCGTACTGCCACCCCGCTTAAAGCGCTTGGTTTTAATATCCTCGGCTATTGATTTACGTAACGATTCCTGCACAAAACCATGGTTAGTGTAAAATGAAGGATCTTCGGCCGTCATCACTGCATTGCGCAAATCGGGCGCTATGCTGTAAAGCGGTGTATAATTAGCATTATTGGGGCCAATAGTGCGTGGCGGCATCGGCTTACCTTTTTCGTAAGGGGTATATACAAACTCGCGGTTAAGGCGGCTCAGGTCGGTTTTGCCAAACTTTAGTATCCTAAAATCCTGTTTAGCCAAACCCGACTCAAACTGCACATCATCGGGGTTAGACATGTCCAGAAACAGGTGCATATTATAACGTAATTTGCCGGCCACTTGTATGCCTTCCAACGAGTCAAAAAGCCCTTGCGGAAACGAGTCAAAAAAGTTTTGTGCATCCTGCCAGTCAGTATGCATCTTCACCGTATAAATTTTGGTGGGACGCATCTTGTATTTAATATACGGGTGGATGTTAAGCTTTTTAAGGTGGATGACAGACGAGCTGTCTAAGGCTACATACTTATCGCCTACAAATACATTAGCATCTATAGAACCACTCGGAATCACCACATCATTAGCGGATAGTGCCGGGTGGTTGATTAAAAGATTTTTAATGGCGCAATAGGTATAAACCTGCGTTTCGTCATCCCCATGTTCTACCTTGTTAAGGCGGGTAGTCAGCGTATCAAAATTAAGCTTAACCTTAAATTTCTTTTCAATCAAAGGCAGCTCTACCTTTTTACCATCGGCGTAAAGTTTAACATCAATTTCTTTATCAGAAGGATGCAGCTTTCCGGCAAAATGCCAGGTCGATTCATGATCGTTAACATCGATGGTCGAGGTTAAATCGCCATCGTCAATTTTAGCGGTTTTGGCTAAAAGCTTTACCTGGTTACTGTCATCAGCAAAAGTGATGCGAAAGTTACTCAGGTTAAGATTATCGGGAATTTTGTATAAGACCTGGTTAATCAGGTTATCGGCCAGTTCGTTTAAGCCAGATTTAGTTTTATTAGAGGTAGAGTCTCTTTTTTTACGGAACAGGAAATCAAAGTTGCGCTGCCCATTTTTGCTCACCAGGCTTAAAAAGCCATCTTTCAACGTAACGTCCGACAGTTTGATGTTACCGGCAATCAGCGGCCAAATCTTAACGCTTACTTCAAAATGGTTAATCTGCAGCAAGCTATCGCGTTGGTCGGGCACAATGCTAATGCCATCAAACACCACCGTAGTAGCGCCAACAAACCTGGCCTTGCCTATTTTTACATCTAAATTATACTCGCGTTTGGCTTTTGCTTTAGCTTTGCTGATAGCTGTTTGCAGCAAGGCTTCGCGCTTTGAATACATCACATAACCACCCACTAAAGCAATAATAAAGAGTATACCGGCAACAATGGCCGCAATGCGCAGAATCTTTTTAACGGTAGGTCGATGCATCAGTAAATTTTATCCAAAACTAATTCTTAGTCGGCTATAAAACGATTTTGAACTTCAAATATTTCTGTAACAAAAAGTATTAGTGGCGGTTTTAGTATTTTTGCACCATTCAAATATCATGCAATTAACCACAGAACAAGTTTTACAAGCCCTGAGTAATGTTGAAGAACCTGATCTAAAAAAAGACCTGGTTACCCTAAATATGATTCAGGATATACATATTAACGGTAACAAACTCAGCTTTTCGGTGATATTAACCACACCGGCCTGCCCCTTAAAGGGCCTGATTGAAAATGCATGCCGCAATGCGATCAGTCATTTCATCAATCCTGAAATTGAAGTGAGCATTAATATGACCTCGCGTGTTACTACACAGAAAAATACAGGTGTACCGGGTGTAAAAAACATCATCGCGGTAGCATCGGGCAAAGGTGGCGTAGGTAAATCAACCGTGGCTGCTAATTTAGCTTTAAGCCTGGTTGCCTCGGGCGCTAAAGTGGGCCTGATTGATGCAGATATTTACGGCCCGTCAGTCCCTATTATGTTCGGACTGGAAGGTGCACGCCCTAAGGCAAGCCAGCAAAATGGCAAAACCCGCATTGAGCCGATTGAAAAATACGGTATTAAACTATTATCGATTGGCTTTTTTACCGACCCTAACCAGCCCGTGCCATGGCGCGGACCAATGGTATCTACGGCAGTAAAACAGTTGTTTAATGATGCTGATTGGGGCGAACTAGATTACCTGGTGGTTGATTTGCCACCCGGCACCGGCGATATTCATATCACGGTTACCCAAAGTTTCCCGATAACAGGTGCTGTTATTGTAACCACACCACAGGATGTAGCTTTAGCCGATGCCAAAAAAGGTGTAGGTATGCTGATGATGGAATCTATCAATGTGCCAATTTTGGGCATCATCGAAAACATGTCGTACTTTACCCCGGCCGAGTTGCCCGATAATAAATATTATATTTTTGGACAAGGCGGCGGTTTAAAACTGGCCCAACTGGTTAATGCGCCGTTTTTGGGCGAGATACCGTTGGTAAAAAGCATCAGCGAATCGGGCGATGCAGGCAAGCCGGTAGTATTGACCGAAGATGGCATTATGGATAAAGCCTTCAAGCATATTGCCGAGCGTGTGGCACAGCAGATAGCTATTAACAATGCCGAGGCTACCAATTATGCTGATGTCATAAATCGCTAAAAAATTAATATCTTTACTTACCTAAAATAGATAATAAAAATGAGTTTAGTTGATCAGGTAGAAGCAGCCTTAGATACCATAAGACCTTATTTAGAGGCTGACGGAGGGAATGTTTCGGTGGAAGAGATTACTCCTGATAATGTAGTAAAGCTTAAACTATTGGGTTCATGCGGATCATGCCCCATGAGTATCATGACTTTAAAGGCCGGTATTGAACAGGCTATTATGAGAGTAGTGCCCGAGATTACCGGAGTGGAGGCGATTAATTTAACAGATATTGACGACCCCAACGCGGTACTGCCCGCTAACATGAGTTAATGTTAAGTAATGTTAAACCCGCTGCTAACCTTACCTAAAATATTATTTTTGCAAACCTGAACTATTTGCGCAAAACCGGCGTAAATAACTAAGAATGGTTTATAAGTGTTAGATGAAGAAGCGTTTACTGATATGGATAATTGGCCTGTTTGCAGCATTTGCAGCCCATGCGCAGGTTGCCGATAAACCTTTGGTGCAGTTTACGGGCATTACTTACAATGCCGATAGCGCCAAAGTAATTGTTCCGTATGTTTCTATCACCAACTTGTCTAACAAAAAGTCGGTTATAATTGCCAATTATAAAGGTTACTTTTCATTTGTTGCCCATGAGCGAGATACCCTGCTGTTTACTGCAGTAGGTTTTGCTCCGCAAGAGTTGGTAATACCAATGGCTGTGGCTAATAAGAGCTATACGGTGCAGGTGTTAATGAAGCCGCAGGTAATTAATTTACCGGCGTTCCACATGTTTCCGTGGGCTACTACTGACGAGTTTAAGAAAGATTTTTTGACGATGAAACTGGCCGACGATGATTTGGAGAATGCTCGCAAAAACCTGAGCAGAAACTCGCTGGCTTCCTTAGGCAGCTCTTTGCCTCGCGACGCGAACGAAATACAATCGGCTGTGGCGCAGGATATGCACAACCGCATTCAGAACTCACACTCATTAATACCCAACCCGCTGCTTAACCCT harbors:
- a CDS encoding phosphatidylglycerophosphatase A, producing the protein MNLNKLIASWLGVGYIKGGGTVAAIITCLLLMWAQSAHSFEQVWILPLATLLITLIGIYTGNKVEVDWGKDSSRVVIDEVAGQMVALLFIPLTNLNLLIGLILFRFFDIVKPLGIRKMEELPAGTGVMMDDVLAGVYANIVLQIILFGLRHFA
- a CDS encoding DUF4142 domain-containing protein produces the protein MKKYLLMLMVGGFFSQAALAQTTDTVTTNFVKNAAMGGMMEVKAGQLALKKGKSASVKAYGAKMVTDHTLANAQLKKIALSKGYSTAAPAMPASPLLANTTGTEFDKNYVTMMVADHKKTIALFEHASTNAKDADVKAFATKTLPKLRQHLATVESMASSMNLEVK
- a CDS encoding NAD(P)H-dependent oxidoreductase, yielding MSLQQSLAWRYATKKFDSSKKIDAATLDNLLQTVKLAPSSYGLQHYELVVVEDTAVRERLKEAAYGQSQLTDASQVIVFAAETKIDEDYVKRYMDEVAAERHVDREKVADFEKTILGAISRQSDEQRLNWSHKQAYLALGVLIGAASELSIDTCPMEGFNAAKFDEILGLKEKGLTSSVIVTIGYRAADDPYSKMTKVRKKDEDFFIKI
- a CDS encoding biosynthetic peptidoglycan transglycosylase, producing MHRPTVKKILRIAAIVAGILFIIALVGGYVMYSKREALLQTAISKAKAKAKREYNLDVKIGKARFVGATTVVFDGISIVPDQRDSLLQINHFEVSVKIWPLIAGNIKLSDVTLKDGFLSLVSKNGQRNFDFLFRKKRDSTSNKTKSGLNELADNLINQVLYKIPDNLNLSNFRITFADDSNQVKLLAKTAKIDDGDLTSTIDVNDHESTWHFAGKLHPSDKEIDVKLYADGKKVELPLIEKKFKVKLNFDTLTTRLNKVEHGDDETQVYTYCAIKNLLINHPALSANDVVIPSGSIDANVFVGDKYVALDSSSVIHLKKLNIHPYIKYKMRPTKIYTVKMHTDWQDAQNFFDSFPQGLFDSLEGIQVAGKLRYNMHLFLDMSNPDDVQFESGLAKQDFRILKFGKTDLSRLNREFVYTPYEKGKPMPPRTIGPNNANYTPLYSIAPDLRNAVMTAEDPSFYTNHGFVQESLRKSIAEDIKTKRFKRGGSTISMQLIKNAFLSRQKTLTRKVEEILIVWLIENGNLMTKDRMLEVYFNIIEWGRNIYGIGEASRYYFGKAPADLTLGESIYLASIVPNPKAGLYAFEPDGSLRYRLHGYFRLIGNLMAKRGWTQPDSSAYGFYSVRLKEALRQKIAPIDTAVADSLMRQDPDDMPEDGIVLPGATEQGGVNANPVEPEQDKKPGLFSRIFGKKDSVDRRKEAIADSLDAIKKRDKEARKEQKRLEKQRRKELKQQGLLP
- a CDS encoding Mrp/NBP35 family ATP-binding protein, which codes for MQLTTEQVLQALSNVEEPDLKKDLVTLNMIQDIHINGNKLSFSVILTTPACPLKGLIENACRNAISHFINPEIEVSINMTSRVTTQKNTGVPGVKNIIAVASGKGGVGKSTVAANLALSLVASGAKVGLIDADIYGPSVPIMFGLEGARPKASQQNGKTRIEPIEKYGIKLLSIGFFTDPNQPVPWRGPMVSTAVKQLFNDADWGELDYLVVDLPPGTGDIHITVTQSFPITGAVIVTTPQDVALADAKKGVGMLMMESINVPILGIIENMSYFTPAELPDNKYYIFGQGGGLKLAQLVNAPFLGEIPLVKSISESGDAGKPVVLTEDGIMDKAFKHIAERVAQQIAINNAEATNYADVINR
- a CDS encoding NifU family protein, with protein sequence MSLVDQVEAALDTIRPYLEADGGNVSVEEITPDNVVKLKLLGSCGSCPMSIMTLKAGIEQAIMRVVPEITGVEAINLTDIDDPNAVLPANMS